Part of the Gramella sp. Hel_I_59 genome, CAAAAGCTTTCAAAGAACTCATAGACTACCTATCTATTTAATAGTCAGCCATTTAAATAAATCACTATAAATTAGTTTGCTTCAGATTTAAACGTATCTTTGCGGCTTGAAATTCCTCAGGGTGAGGATGTGTTACTGGAAGTTTAGGTTTAAGTATGTCGATTCGCTTCTTATGTAACACTTACATACGATAATCGAATACTTACAAAAAAGAATGAACGCATTCCAAGCACTTGGACTGGACGCAGATCTGCTACAGGCCATAAACGACATGGGTTTCGAAACCCCAAGTGAAGTACAGGAAAAATCAATTCCAATTCTTCTATCCCAGGAAACCGACTTGGTTTCTCTGGCACAAACAGGAACGGGAAAAACCGCAGCTTTCGGTTTTCCACTTATCCAGAAAATAGATTCCAATTCTAAAAAAACTCAGGCTTTAATCTTATCGCCAACTCGTGAACTGTGTTTACAAATCACCAATGAGTTAAAGAACTACAGTAAATATAAAAGATCTCTAAATGTAGTTGCCGTTTACGGTGGCGCTAGTATTACAGATCAAGCAAGAGCGATTGAAAGAGGAGCTCAGATCATAGTTGCAACTCCAGGGAGAATGCAGGATATGATTAGAAGAAACCTTGCAGACATCTCTTCAATTAACTATTGTGTTCTTGATGAGGCAGATGAGATGCTGAACATGGGATTCTATGAAGACATCAAAAGCATACTTTCGCACACTCCAAAACACAAAAAAACATGGTTGTTTTCAGCTACCATGCCTAAGGAAGTTGCTAAGATCGCTAAGAAGTTCATGACAGATCCTGTTGAGATCACGGTAGGATCAAAGAACATGGGTACGTCTAACGTTACTCATGAATACTACCTGGTAAATCACAGAAACAGATATGATGCTTTAAAAAGGCTGGCAGATGCTAATCCTGATATCTTCTCTGTAATTTTCTGTAGAACAAAAAGAGATACTCAAAAGGTTGCTGAAAAGCTGATCGAAGATGGTTATAACGCTGCTGCATTGCACGGTGATCTTAGCCAGAATCAACGTGACCTGGTAATGAAGAGTTTCAGAAGCAGACAAATCCAAATGCTGGTAGCTACAGATGTTGCTGCCCGTGGAATTGATGTAGATGATATTACTCACGTAATTAACTACCAGTTGCCAGATGAAATAGAAACCTATACTCACCGTAGTGGTAGAACAGGTAGAGCTGGTAAGAGCGGTGTATCGATGGTTATCATTTCCAAAAGTGAGGTTCGTAAGATCCGTACGATTGAAAAGATCATTCAGCAGAAATTCGAAGAAAAGCAAATTCCTGATGGAAAAGAGATCTGTAAGATCCAGTTATTCCATTTAGCGAATGATATCAAGAAGACTGAGATCAATCATGATATTGATCCTTATCTCCCAAATATTAATGAAGCTCTGGAAGATTTCACTAAAGAAGAATTGATCAAAAAATTCTTTTCGGTTGAGTTTACTCGTTTCTTTAACTATTATGAGAAGGCTCCAGATCTTACTGCAGAATCTGCAGGAGGTAGACCAGAAGTTTCAGAAGGAAATACAAGATATTTCATTAATGTTGGTTCTAAAGATGGTTATGACTGGAAGAGTCTTAAAGATTTCCTAACAGGCGAACTAAACCTTGACAGGGATGATATCTTTAAAGTAGACTGTAAAGCAAGTTTTTCTTTCTTTAATACAGATGAGAAGCACGCTGATCTAATTCTTAAAACATTTACAGAATACCAGCAAAATGGTAGATATGTGAATGTGGAGATCACTAAAGACCAGAAGTCTGATGGCGGCGGTGGTCGTAAAAGAGAACGTGGCGGCGGCGGCGGCGGTCGTAAAGGCGGCGGAAAAAGCTTTAACGATAAAGGAAGCTTCGGAAAAAGACGTAGCAGTTCAGATCGAGGAGACAAAAAGGGCAACCGGAAAGGAAGCCGAAACAAAAATGTCGAGAGTTCTATAAAAAGAAGAAGATCGAAAGCATAAAATAAAAGGTGCCAAACTTAGTTTAAGTTTGGCACTGTTTTTTATGAAGATTTTCTATTTTTAGGCTCGATTGCTATGAAGACATATTTACCCCTATTATTTTTTCTACTCACAGGTATCTTATCTGCACAGGAAGTAGATATCGTTGCCGGTACGGTAATGAACGCGGCTAATGACAAGCCTATTGAAAACGTACATATAGTGAACCTCAACCAGGTTAAAGGTTCTACTACTGGTGAAGAAGGGGAATTCAAACTTCAGGCAACCGTTAATGACACTTTATATTTCTCTTACCTGGGATTTAGATCGATTAGAGTTCGAGTCACTAATGACTGGCTTAAGTACGGTAACGTAAAGGTAAAGATGACCGAACTAGGTTTTGATCTTGAAGAAGTAACGGTTACTTCCAATAATCTAACAGGTTACCTCGAAATCGACGCTAAAAACATTCCAATTTATGATAATTACCGCTATAGTATTTCTGGTTTAAACTCTGGTTATGAAGGTGGTGACAAATCTCCTAATGCTGTAACAAAGGCATTACGCTCCCTTTCCAATCCTGCAGATCTCGTATATAATATATTTGGCGCGAGACCAAAACAGATGCGGAAACTCAGGGAGATGAAGAAGGATGAAGATATTAAAGATCTCCTTCGGAATAAGTTTGATCGGGAAACCTTAATGGCGTTATTACAGGTAAACCGGGCTGAAATTGATGAAATCCTGAATAATTGTAACTATTCTGAAGATTTTATGCGAACAGCAAATGATCTCCAAATACTGAATGCCATCAACGGCTGTTACGAAGAATACAAAGTTCTTCAGAAGAATTAACGATTTTCAAGAATCTGTTTTAATTCCTTTAAACCTTGATCAAGATTATTTCCCATAGCTTTTTCAGGAGAATAAAAAATACTAATGATAGTAAGTGGAAACGCTAAGTTTCCTCTTGTTCCCCAGACCATCTTAGTTTTCTCGCTATCCAATTCCTTAACACCTATATATGTAAGGGCATTTACCTTTACCGGTTTTATAAAAAGAATCTTGGTTTCAAAAACCCTACCCTGCTTGGTCTTTACTATTTTCTGTATCCCTTCACCTACTTTATTATTTCCTTTCCAGTAAAAAGAAGCTCCCTCTTTACCGTCTGGTCCCTTGTATTTTAAAACCGCATTAGGATCACGCTGAAACAACGGGTTCCATAAAGGTTGATTTTTTAGCTGACGAACAAAGCCATAGACTTCTTCTCTGGACTTATTGATCACCACGGTCCTGCTAACATCGAAGTCTTTTTTTGCCCATGCGTGCAGAAATGCAAAAAAAGTAATTAAGGCAATAATTAAGTAGAAAAACAGGGTCATTGCTCGGCTTTAGGATTTAAAAGTTACGAATATTTACTGATTACGGAAACGTTCAATAATCTCCTCTGAATTTTTAATAGTTTTCTTTGTCCATGCCAGTCTTACTTCTTGCATTCGATCTTCAGAAAACTGCCAGTCTATATTAGAAGTATCAAGTTTTTCTCTTAAAGACTGAAGTATGATCGCTGCAGAAACTGAGATATTAAGACTTTCAGTAAACCCATACATAGGAATCTTGATACTTGCATCGGCCTCTCTAAGAATTTCTTCTGAAAGTCCGTTTTGCTCCGTCCCGAAAAATATGGCGGAAGGTTTTGTAATATCAAAATCTGCCAGCATCGTTGAATCATTATGAGGAGTGGTGGCAACGATCTGGTAGCCATGTTGCCGTAATTCATGCAAACATTCCCGGGAAGTATTGTATCGATGCACATCTACCCATTTCTGGGCACCCATCGCAATTTCCTTGTCGATTCGCCTGGGCAGGTTTTCTTCGATGATATGTAAGTTCTGTATCCCGAATACATCACAACTACGAACCACCGCACTGGTGTTATGTAATTGATACACATCCTGGGCTACTACGGTAAAATGATCTGTTCTTTGAGTCAGAACTTTTTCGAAGAGATTGATCCTGCGCTGGGTCAACAATCCCTGTAGATGTTCAAGTAATTTCTGGTCGGTCATGGCTGTACTAAAATATAAAAACTGTGCTCTTTTAGAAGCGATTCGCTAGTATTTATCTTCGATACCAATATTATATTTGATAACACCTGATTTTCAATAATTAATAGTTGAAAAATTATAAGGTAGATGAAGTGACAGAGCCCTTATCTGGAAGCTTAATCAAAATTTCTTTGTATTTTAAAACTTAAAGCTGGCGTTACAAATCAGAAATCAATAATAAATGAAGAAAATAGTTGTACTAAGCGGAGCTGGAATAAGTGCTGAAAGTGGCTTAAAAACTTTCAGGGATGAAAACGGTTTATGGGAAGGACATGATGTTATGGAAGTTGCCTCACCAATGGCGTGGAATAACAACCGCGAATTAGTACTGGATTTTTACAATCAACGGAGAAGACAACTTCTGGAGGTAGAACCAAATGCAGCCCACCATGCTTTAGTAGAACTTGAAAAACAATATGACGTACAGATCGTTAATCAGAATGTTGATGATTTGCATGAACGAGCTGGTAGCTCAAATGTTTTACATCTTCATGGAGAATTATTGAAAGCCAGAAGTACCTTCGATGAAAACCTGGTGATGGACTGGAGAAAAGATATTCGAAGTGGAGATTTCTGTGAACATAATAAACAACTTAGACCTCATATTGTTTGGTTTGGCGAAGCCGTTCCTATGTTTCAGAAGGCGGCAGATCATTGTGCAATGGCAGATATTCTTATTATTGTAGGTACTTCAATGCAGGTTTACCCAGCTGCCGGACTGGTAGATTTTATTCCGAAGAAATGTCCGGTATATTTTATCGATCCTAAACCAAATATTAGTGAAAATGCATCGCTTGAAATAATAAGTAAAAAGGCTGTGGAGGGTATTCCAAAGCTTGTAGCACAATTATTAGCTTGATGCAGCAAGTTCAATAAATTCTGGAAAATACCAGCTTGCGACTTGCTTCCAGAAAATATGCTACAGAATTTATCCTATCTAACAATCTTCTGCCACAGACCATAGAACTCATCAAGTTCCCTCAGGAATTATCGATAAAGGCATGGATGATAATTGAAATGCTTGGACGTGATAACTGTGCAATACTCGGCGAATTTATGTCTACTATAATTAATAGTGGAAAATTGTATTCTGATAGCTCTTCCAAAAGGTGTATGATGAAAATATTCGGTTTTCTAGTTGAATCACATTTTTATAAAAATTCTCCAATTAATCTTAATCCTGCTGAAATAGAAGAAATTATCAGACTTTCATTTAAATTTTTAATGAATGATGAGAAAACTGCAGTAAAGGTTTTTGCCATGCAGAATATTTATGATCTCAGAACAGAAGAAAAATGGATTGAATCTGAACTGAAAGCGCTGCTGGAAAAAGATATTTCCGCTTCAACTTCAGGATATAGAGCACGGGCTTTGAAGATCCTGAGGAAATTGTAACATCTGTTTTTTAGTCAATCTGGAAGAAGTATCTTTATGCTTTAATTTTTTAAATACAAGAAATGACATCGCTCTCTGCAGTATCTCCAATAGACGGAAGGTATAGATCCAAAACCAAGCAACTTTCAGCATATTTTAGTGAAGAAGCATTGATACGCTATCGTATCCAGGTAGAAGTAGAATATTTTATTGCACTTTACGAACAGGGCTTACCTCAACTACAGGATGTAAATTCTGCAAACTTCCCGAAGCTAAGAGAGCTGTATCAAAATTTCACTTCGATCGATGCTCAGGCTATCAAGAAGATCGAAAAAGTGACCAATCACGATGTGAAAGCTGTTGAATATTTTCTGAAAGAAGAATTCGAAAAATTTGGAATGCAGAATTCAAAAGAATTTATCCATTTTGGTCTTACCTCTCAGGATATTAATAACACGGCGATTCCGCTAAGTTTAAAGGAGGCTACGGAAGAAGTGTATCTTCCAGAACTGGATGAAATTGTAAAAAAACTGGAATCCCTGGCTGAAGAATGGAAAGATATTCCACTCCTGGCCCGTACCCACGGTCAACCGGCCTCACCTACCCGACTTGGAAAAGAAATTCAGGTTTTTGTGGTTCGAATCAAAGAGCAGCTACGGTTTTTGAAAGATATTCCTCACGCAGCAAAATTTGGAGGAGCAACTGGAAACTTCAACGCTCACAAAGTAGCGTACCCAGATACCGACTGGAAAGCTTTTGGACAGAATTTTGTCGAATCGAAACTGAAGCTTCACCACTCCTTCCCTACTACACAAATAGAACATTATGATCATGCTGCGTCATTATTCGATGCTTTCAAACGCATCAACAATATCCTGCTGGATCTGGATCGCGATATATGGACTTATATTTCGATGGATTACTTTAAACAGAAAATTAAAAAAGGTGAGATCGGTTCTTCAGCGATGCCACATAAAGTAAATCCTATAGATTTTGAAAATTCCGAAGGGAATCTTGGGATTGCCAATGCGATATTCGAACATCTTTCAGCGAAATTACCGGTAAGCAGGCTGCA contains:
- a CDS encoding DEAD/DEAH box helicase; protein product: MNAFQALGLDADLLQAINDMGFETPSEVQEKSIPILLSQETDLVSLAQTGTGKTAAFGFPLIQKIDSNSKKTQALILSPTRELCLQITNELKNYSKYKRSLNVVAVYGGASITDQARAIERGAQIIVATPGRMQDMIRRNLADISSINYCVLDEADEMLNMGFYEDIKSILSHTPKHKKTWLFSATMPKEVAKIAKKFMTDPVEITVGSKNMGTSNVTHEYYLVNHRNRYDALKRLADANPDIFSVIFCRTKRDTQKVAEKLIEDGYNAAALHGDLSQNQRDLVMKSFRSRQIQMLVATDVAARGIDVDDITHVINYQLPDEIETYTHRSGRTGRAGKSGVSMVIISKSEVRKIRTIEKIIQQKFEEKQIPDGKEICKIQLFHLANDIKKTEINHDIDPYLPNINEALEDFTKEELIKKFFSVEFTRFFNYYEKAPDLTAESAGGRPEVSEGNTRYFINVGSKDGYDWKSLKDFLTGELNLDRDDIFKVDCKASFSFFNTDEKHADLILKTFTEYQQNGRYVNVEITKDQKSDGGGGRKRERGGGGGGRKGGGKSFNDKGSFGKRRSSSDRGDKKGNRKGSRNKNVESSIKRRRSKA
- a CDS encoding carboxypeptidase-like regulatory domain-containing protein; translation: MKTYLPLLFFLLTGILSAQEVDIVAGTVMNAANDKPIENVHIVNLNQVKGSTTGEEGEFKLQATVNDTLYFSYLGFRSIRVRVTNDWLKYGNVKVKMTELGFDLEEVTVTSNNLTGYLEIDAKNIPIYDNYRYSISGLNSGYEGGDKSPNAVTKALRSLSNPADLVYNIFGARPKQMRKLREMKKDEDIKDLLRNKFDRETLMALLQVNRAEIDEILNNCNYSEDFMRTANDLQILNAINGCYEEYKVLQKN
- a CDS encoding SRPBCC family protein, producing the protein MTLFFYLIIALITFFAFLHAWAKKDFDVSRTVVINKSREEVYGFVRQLKNQPLWNPLFQRDPNAVLKYKGPDGKEGASFYWKGNNKVGEGIQKIVKTKQGRVFETKILFIKPVKVNALTYIGVKELDSEKTKMVWGTRGNLAFPLTIISIFYSPEKAMGNNLDQGLKELKQILENR
- a CDS encoding RNA methyltransferase — its product is MTDQKLLEHLQGLLTQRRINLFEKVLTQRTDHFTVVAQDVYQLHNTSAVVRSCDVFGIQNLHIIEENLPRRIDKEIAMGAQKWVDVHRYNTSRECLHELRQHGYQIVATTPHNDSTMLADFDITKPSAIFFGTEQNGLSEEILREADASIKIPMYGFTESLNISVSAAIILQSLREKLDTSNIDWQFSEDRMQEVRLAWTKKTIKNSEEIIERFRNQ
- a CDS encoding NAD-dependent deacylase; protein product: MKKIVVLSGAGISAESGLKTFRDENGLWEGHDVMEVASPMAWNNNRELVLDFYNQRRRQLLEVEPNAAHHALVELEKQYDVQIVNQNVDDLHERAGSSNVLHLHGELLKARSTFDENLVMDWRKDIRSGDFCEHNKQLRPHIVWFGEAVPMFQKAADHCAMADILIIVGTSMQVYPAAGLVDFIPKKCPVYFIDPKPNISENASLEIISKKAVEGIPKLVAQLLA
- the purB gene encoding adenylosuccinate lyase, with the translated sequence MTSLSAVSPIDGRYRSKTKQLSAYFSEEALIRYRIQVEVEYFIALYEQGLPQLQDVNSANFPKLRELYQNFTSIDAQAIKKIEKVTNHDVKAVEYFLKEEFEKFGMQNSKEFIHFGLTSQDINNTAIPLSLKEATEEVYLPELDEIVKKLESLAEEWKDIPLLARTHGQPASPTRLGKEIQVFVVRIKEQLRFLKDIPHAAKFGGATGNFNAHKVAYPDTDWKAFGQNFVESKLKLHHSFPTTQIEHYDHAASLFDAFKRINNILLDLDRDIWTYISMDYFKQKIKKGEIGSSAMPHKVNPIDFENSEGNLGIANAIFEHLSAKLPVSRLQRDLTDSTVLRNIGVPMGHTIIAFKSTLKGLNKLLLNEDKLHADLENNWAVAAEAIQTILRREGYKNPYEALKGLTRTNERITKESISRFIDELDVTEEIRTELHKITPQNYTGI